From Halotia branconii CENA392, the proteins below share one genomic window:
- the vapC gene encoding type II toxin-antitoxin system tRNA(fMet)-specific endonuclease VapC has translation MIYLLDTNVCARYLNGRSMAIREHLRATNIADIAVCSVVKGELFYGAIKSKNPERTKARQQEFLKLFVSLPFDDSAALIYGIIRVELSVRGTPIGPNDFQIAAIALANDLILVTHNTREFSRVNRLQIEDWEEES, from the coding sequence GTGATATATTTACTGGACACTAATGTTTGCGCTCGTTATCTCAATGGTAGGTCAATGGCAATTCGGGAGCATTTGCGAGCAACAAATATTGCAGATATTGCTGTGTGTTCTGTGGTCAAAGGTGAGTTATTTTATGGTGCAATAAAAAGCAAGAATCCTGAAAGGACCAAAGCTCGCCAACAAGAGTTTCTCAAGTTGTTTGTTTCGCTGCCGTTTGATGATTCTGCTGCCCTCATTTACGGAATAATTCGCGTGGAATTGTCAGTTAGGGGGACTCCTATTGGCCCCAATGATTTTCAAATTGCAGCTATTGCACTAGCGAATGATTTAATATTGGTTACACATAATACACGGGAGTTTAGTCGAGTGAATAGGTTGCAGATTGAGGATTGGGAGGAAGAGAGTTGA